The genomic stretch TACTCCTCAGCCCAGCACCttgtcctcccccctcagccttcttctAGCCTCCATCAAGGCCTTCCCCAGTCTGTtctccccccaccactccctATCCACCGGCCCCTCCACCGCTTGCTTCTCAGTGAAGCCAATTCCCCAGATCCGGTCGTTGCTTGCTGCCTCGACCAACTCCCTAACGCCCGTCCCCAATAACACTCCTCGAAGTCTTTCGTTCTGCCCAAACTTGGCCAGGTTCCctctcatcaccacatccTGCTTGATCTGATCCCATTCAGCATCGTTGAAGCCTTTTATTTGTCTGCCCAGTCTCTTTTGCGCCTTTGGGTCGGATGTCACCAGGATCTTCTTTGCGATGGCAAGATCCTCGAACTGCACCGCTTTGAGGTACATCATGAACTGTTCGGCGGTCTTGAACTCTAGTTTTTGGGCTCCATCGATGTCGCctgggggtggtttggtcgTTATAGAGTAGATTTCGTCGACGGAAACGCTAAAGTGGCAGCTGTACCACTGAGAGAACTCGCCGTAGGCAGCACCCGTCAAGTAGAAAAAGAGCGGTCTATTGGGGTTGTCGTTGGTGAGCTCAGCCATCTTGTCTGGATTTTTGGTGGCGGTGTGCTGTTGAGCCTCAAGCAACTATTGGTGTGTGAACTCCAAAAGCCTTGCGCTTGTCAGCTTTTTTATGTTGAGAACTGCTCATATGAAATGCAGGGTGACAACGGTGGTGACTCTACGCCGATATTAGCGCCCATGTTAGTGTTTGAAGACTACGACCAAAAGGGCCAACCCAAAGACCAAAATTGAGTGCGCATTGCGAGACACCCAGCCGTGGTGATTCCACACCGACAATAACGCTTGTTGGCAAGTATCAAAGCTGGAGATCAAAAAGTCCGGATGCTTTCGTGACAGTAGCGTGAGTagcaaccctaacccgggCATTGATCATTCTGGAGACTCGTTGCCCCCCGGCAGTCTGCCACGTGCCTGCTCTTTGCTACATTCTTCTCTGCGAAGATGATTTGGCGAAAAAAACCCAGGATCTTGTGCAGGGGAAGAGCGTTACGGGGTTTGAGAGTCTCTTTCTGCAACCATTGAATATATTCCCAAGCTGGGTGCTATGTACGAAGCATCAGTCCTGGTTGATCAAACCTCAACGAATCCTCGTGGCAGTAGggccaaccaccacaacaaaagCAAACAGTCTCATGACCTGATATGACGCCCTCATCTACTCCGTACTTGCCCTCTCTTTGTCCAGTCTCAAGGCTCTCGTCCCAGCTGACGGACGCCCAGGCGCTAGGTGGGCGCTGCACCCCAGGGATTTCTTGTGAGAACGGCAGCCCCGCAATATTGCGTCACCGACAGGGTCAAGGGTAGAGAGGTGGGGTCCGATTGGACGACGT from Podospora pseudopauciseta strain CBS 411.78 chromosome 3, whole genome shotgun sequence encodes the following:
- a CDS encoding hypothetical protein (COG:S; EggNog:ENOG503P41W), whose translation is MAELTNDNPNRPLFFYLTGAAYGEFSQWYSCHFSVSVDEIYSITTKPPPGDIDGAQKLEFKTAEQFMMYLKAVQFEDLAIAKKILVTSDPKAQKRLGRQIKGFNDAEWDQIKQDVVMRGNLAKFGQNERLRGVLLGTGVRELVEAASNDRIWGIGFTEKQAVEGPVDREWWGENRLGKALMEARRRLRGEDKVLG